A single Klebsiella variicola DNA region contains:
- a CDS encoding phage tail assembly protein, which translates to MSEKTEATVKLDSPIKRGDTTITEIVLRKPQSGALRGTRLQAVMEMDVASMMTVIPRISTPTLTPQEMADLDPADLAAMSVEVVLFLLPKSALADLPTA; encoded by the coding sequence ATGAGTGAGAAAACAGAAGCAACGGTGAAACTGGATAGCCCGATTAAGCGCGGTGATACCACGATTACGGAAATTGTGCTGCGTAAGCCGCAATCCGGCGCGCTGCGCGGTACGCGACTGCAGGCGGTGATGGAGATGGACGTGGCCTCTATGATGACCGTGATCCCCCGCATCTCCACACCAACGCTGACCCCGCAGGAAATGGCGGACCTCGACCCGGCAGACCTGGCCGCGATGTCTGTCGAGGTGGTCCTTTTTTTGTTGCCGAAGTCGGCACTTGCCGATTTGCCGACAGCCTGA
- a CDS encoding GpE family phage tail protein yields the protein MADIATIFHWPPSVTDVMPLTEVLEWRHRAIMRSGASDE from the coding sequence GTGGCGGATATCGCCACGATATTTCACTGGCCGCCGTCCGTCACTGACGTTATGCCGCTGACGGAAGTGCTGGAGTGGCGGCACAGAGCGATAATGCGTAGCGGGGCCAGCGATGAGTGA
- a CDS encoding phage tail tape measure protein — MSDKNLRLQVVLNAVDKLTRPLKNALAGSKELASGIRQTRDQLKRLNDAGSQLKSFDQLSQSLNRTSNELDQARLRAQMMTRELAALESPTKKQTQALEAQWRAVSRLEQKQQQETRQMAATKAELYRLGISAGGGARETARITRETDRYNQQLAEQERRLRDVGERQRKLNAIRAKADKMRDVRNNLAGNGAGMMAAGVTTGATLLAPIRAYSKSENAANQLAGSMMGPGGKVAPEFLKLNKLAIALGDRLPGTTADFQNMMTMLRRQGMSAQVILGGLGESAAYLGVQLQMAPTEAAEFAAKLQDATQTTEKDMMSLMDLIQRGFYAGVDPGNMLQGFSKISSAMSILNKKGIDAAKTFAPLLVMADQASMAGESAGNAYRKIFQAALDAKKIKAVNDDLKGTGIKFNFSDGKGGFGGLENMYVQLSKLSKLTPEKQMATKKDLFGNDSETLQALDIMIQKGIDGYRETVAKLENQATLRERVDASLNTLGNKWEAAGGSFTNAMASIGETVAPVLKNIADWLGNLASALDGFVKRHPQLTAALFKIAAVFAVVATAAGVVSLALASILGPMAVVRVSAGILQLKFASAFGLVTRVIGGAGQAVIWLGRLMMANPILAIVGLIAMGAIYIWQNWETLGPKFKALWDAITSGGSVAWAVIKQTISSKWDEILSDVAALPAKFKAVGGAIIDGILSGINEKWETLKSKLASVKSYLPDWMTGGDNSQGASPQKKTPRFFAGMYDSGGYIPRGQVGIAGENGPELINGPAYVTSRRRTAALASVVAGMMGGAMPAEAAPLHPMSLPAASYRPVTDKPAGSQPVFQFETHAQIIIQALPGQSAQDIAQEVARQLDARERRMKAKARSNFSDQGGYDS; from the coding sequence ATGAGTGATAAAAACCTGCGCCTGCAGGTGGTTCTGAATGCGGTTGATAAACTCACCCGCCCTTTAAAAAATGCGCTGGCTGGCTCGAAGGAGCTGGCCTCCGGCATCCGGCAGACCCGTGATCAGCTTAAACGGCTTAACGACGCGGGGAGCCAGTTAAAATCTTTTGATCAACTCTCACAGAGCCTGAACCGGACCAGCAACGAGCTGGACCAGGCGCGGCTGCGTGCGCAGATGATGACGCGCGAACTGGCAGCGCTCGAATCCCCCACGAAAAAACAGACGCAGGCGCTTGAGGCGCAATGGCGCGCCGTATCACGCCTGGAACAAAAGCAGCAGCAGGAAACGCGGCAGATGGCGGCAACCAAGGCGGAGCTGTACCGCCTTGGCATCTCTGCGGGCGGCGGTGCCCGTGAAACAGCCCGCATTACCCGCGAAACGGATCGCTATAACCAGCAGCTGGCAGAGCAGGAGCGGCGCTTACGGGACGTGGGCGAGCGCCAGCGCAAGCTGAATGCGATCAGGGCCAAAGCTGACAAGATGCGCGACGTGCGTAACAACCTGGCGGGGAACGGTGCCGGGATGATGGCCGCCGGGGTGACAACGGGCGCGACGCTGCTGGCGCCTATTCGCGCCTACTCGAAATCAGAGAACGCCGCTAACCAGCTGGCAGGATCAATGATGGGACCTGGCGGAAAGGTGGCGCCTGAGTTCCTGAAGCTGAACAAGCTGGCGATAGCCCTGGGGGACCGGTTGCCCGGTACTACGGCAGATTTTCAGAACATGATGACCATGTTACGACGTCAGGGGATGTCAGCGCAGGTTATCCTGGGCGGGCTGGGTGAGTCGGCGGCTTACCTTGGCGTGCAGCTGCAGATGGCGCCGACGGAGGCCGCAGAGTTTGCCGCAAAATTGCAGGACGCCACGCAGACCACCGAAAAAGACATGATGAGCCTGATGGATCTTATCCAGCGTGGTTTTTATGCGGGCGTAGACCCCGGGAATATGCTGCAGGGTTTTTCAAAAATCAGTAGCGCGATGAGTATTCTAAATAAGAAAGGGATAGATGCAGCTAAAACCTTTGCCCCCCTGCTGGTTATGGCTGACCAGGCAAGTATGGCCGGGGAGTCTGCTGGGAATGCGTACCGGAAAATATTCCAGGCTGCCCTGGATGCAAAGAAAATTAAAGCTGTTAATGATGATCTAAAAGGGACCGGCATTAAGTTTAATTTTTCTGATGGTAAGGGAGGATTTGGTGGGCTGGAAAATATGTATGTCCAGCTAAGTAAGCTGAGCAAACTTACTCCCGAAAAGCAGATGGCAACAAAAAAAGACCTGTTTGGCAATGATTCAGAAACGCTGCAGGCGTTGGATATCATGATCCAAAAAGGTATTGATGGTTATCGTGAAACAGTAGCGAAGCTGGAGAACCAGGCAACTCTGCGCGAGCGCGTCGATGCATCGCTTAATACTCTGGGCAACAAATGGGAAGCCGCTGGCGGCTCCTTTACCAACGCCATGGCGAGCATCGGTGAAACCGTCGCGCCGGTGCTGAAAAATATTGCGGACTGGCTGGGTAATCTGGCGTCCGCGCTGGATGGTTTTGTGAAGCGTCATCCGCAACTGACGGCGGCGCTATTTAAAATTGCGGCCGTATTTGCCGTGGTAGCTACCGCAGCGGGTGTGGTGTCACTGGCCCTGGCATCCATTTTGGGTCCTATGGCGGTAGTGCGGGTAAGTGCTGGCATTCTCCAGCTGAAATTTGCTTCTGCGTTTGGTCTGGTCACAAGAGTAATTGGCGGTGCAGGCCAGGCGGTCATCTGGTTAGGCCGGTTGATGATGGCTAACCCCATTCTGGCGATAGTTGGCCTGATTGCGATGGGAGCCATCTATATCTGGCAGAACTGGGAAACGCTGGGGCCGAAGTTTAAAGCACTCTGGGATGCCATCACGTCAGGGGGGTCAGTAGCCTGGGCTGTGATTAAGCAGACCATAAGCAGCAAATGGGATGAAATTCTGAGTGATGTTGCCGCGCTGCCCGCAAAATTTAAAGCGGTGGGCGGGGCGATTATTGACGGCATCCTGAGTGGTATCAATGAGAAATGGGAAACGCTTAAGAGCAAGCTGGCATCGGTCAAAAGCTATCTCCCGGACTGGATGACCGGCGGCGATAATTCGCAGGGCGCCTCACCGCAGAAAAAGACCCCAAGATTTTTCGCGGGGATGTATGACAGCGGTGGTTATATTCCACGTGGGCAGGTGGGTATTGCTGGCGAGAATGGCCCGGAGCTGATTAACGGTCCGGCCTATGTGACCAGCCGCAGGAGAACGGCCGCGCTGGCGTCCGTAGTCGCCGGAATGATGGGGGGAGCAATGCCAGCAGAGGCCGCCCCGCTTCATCCCATGAGTCTGCCGGCAGCTTCATACCGTCCTGTAACTGATAAGCCAGCAGGCAGCCAGCCTGTATTCCAGTTTGAAACCCATGCGCAAATTATTATCCAGGCTCTGCCCGGTCAGAGCGCGCAGGATATTGCGCAGGAAGTTGCACGGCAGCTTGATGCGCGCGAGCGACGCATGAAGGCGAAGGCCCGCAGCAATTTCAGTGATCAAGGGGGGTACGATTCATGA
- a CDS encoding phage tail protein, with protein MMMVLGLFVFQLRTVPYQQLQYQRNWRHVTNNRVNRRPTTQFLGPDNDQLTLSGVLMPEVTGGRLSLLALELMAEQGKAWPLIEGGGTIYGMYVIESLNQTKTEFFASGEARKIEFSLGLKRVDESLSEMFGSLSDQLSSLQDSAAAAVGNIRSTVGGLLQ; from the coding sequence ATGATGATGGTCCTGGGCTTGTTTGTGTTTCAGTTGCGCACGGTTCCCTATCAGCAACTGCAGTATCAGCGGAACTGGCGCCATGTGACCAACAACCGCGTTAATCGCCGTCCGACAACGCAATTTTTGGGGCCAGATAACGATCAGCTGACGCTCTCCGGCGTTCTCATGCCGGAAGTGACCGGCGGCCGGTTGTCGTTGCTGGCGCTGGAGCTGATGGCAGAGCAGGGGAAGGCGTGGCCGCTGATCGAGGGTGGTGGGACTATCTACGGCATGTATGTGATTGAGAGCCTTAACCAGACGAAAACGGAATTTTTCGCCAGTGGGGAAGCCAGGAAAATAGAGTTTTCGCTGGGGCTTAAACGGGTGGATGAGTCCCTGTCTGAAATGTTCGGCAGTCTGAGCGATCAGCTTAGCAGTCTGCAGGATTCTGCCGCCGCCGCAGTAGGGAACATCAGATCCACGGTAGGAGGGTTGCTGCAGTGA
- a CDS encoding phage late control D family protein has product MADLLNLGSKTPAFRIVIEGKDATQTLDKRLLGMTLTDNRGFEADQLDLELDDADGLVIMPRRGAVISLALGWKGEPLYSKGKFTVDEIEHSGSPDRLTIRARSADFRETLNVRREKSWHKTTVGDVVKDIAARHSLKVAIGKDVAAMALDHLDQTNESDASFLMKLARQYGAIASVKDGNLLFIRQGQGKTASGKPLPVITITRKDGDSHRFSLADRGAYTGVIAHWLHTREPEKKETAKVKRRRRTTKPKEPEAKQGDYLVGTDENVLVLNRTYANRSNAERAAKMNWERLQRGVASFSLQLAEGRADLYTEMPVKVSGFKQPIDDAEWTITTLTHTVNPDSGFTTSIELEVKIDDLNIE; this is encoded by the coding sequence ATGGCTGATTTACTCAACCTCGGAAGCAAGACCCCGGCATTTCGGATCGTGATTGAAGGTAAAGATGCCACGCAGACGCTGGATAAACGTCTGCTGGGTATGACACTGACCGACAACCGCGGATTTGAAGCTGACCAGCTTGATCTGGAGCTGGACGACGCCGACGGCCTGGTAATTATGCCGCGTCGTGGCGCAGTGATTTCTCTGGCGCTGGGATGGAAAGGCGAGCCGCTGTACTCAAAAGGTAAGTTTACCGTTGACGAAATAGAGCATAGCGGCAGCCCGGACAGGCTGACAATCCGTGCCCGTAGTGCTGATTTCAGGGAAACGCTGAATGTCCGGCGTGAGAAGTCCTGGCACAAAACGACGGTGGGCGATGTGGTGAAAGACATTGCCGCGCGGCACAGCCTTAAAGTAGCTATAGGAAAAGATGTTGCTGCGATGGCGCTGGATCACCTGGACCAGACCAACGAAAGCGACGCCAGCTTTTTAATGAAGCTGGCGCGGCAGTATGGCGCGATTGCCTCAGTCAAGGACGGTAATCTGCTGTTTATCCGGCAGGGACAGGGGAAAACAGCAAGTGGTAAACCGTTGCCGGTCATCACTATTACCCGTAAGGACGGAGACAGTCACCGGTTTAGCCTGGCTGACAGGGGAGCATATACGGGTGTTATCGCTCACTGGCTGCATACCCGGGAACCGGAAAAGAAAGAAACGGCAAAGGTGAAGCGCCGCCGGAGGACGACAAAACCCAAAGAGCCGGAAGCAAAGCAGGGGGATTACCTGGTCGGAACGGATGAGAATGTGCTGGTTCTGAACCGTACCTATGCGAACCGCAGTAATGCAGAACGGGCTGCAAAAATGAACTGGGAGCGGCTGCAGCGCGGTGTGGCGTCATTTTCTCTCCAGCTGGCAGAAGGCCGCGCGGATCTGTATACAGAAATGCCCGTTAAGGTCAGCGGTTTTAAACAGCCCATTGATGATGCGGAATGGACCATCACAACGTTAACGCACACGGTCAACCCGGATAGCGGATTTACGACCAGTATCGAACTAGAAGTGAAAATTGATGATCTCAATATTGAATGA
- a CDS encoding ogr/Delta-like zinc finger family protein — translation MMNCPKCGHAAHTRSSFRVTDQTKERYCQCQNINCGTTFITHETVVRFIMTPGVIDNAPPHPMLGGQGHMNF, via the coding sequence ATGATGAATTGCCCAAAATGCGGACATGCGGCGCATACACGGAGTAGCTTTCGGGTAACGGACCAAACGAAAGAGCGTTATTGTCAGTGCCAGAACATCAATTGCGGAACAACCTTTATCACTCATGAAACCGTAGTACGATTCATCATGACCCCAGGTGTAATTGATAATGCCCCTCCTCATCCGATGTTAGGCGGGCAGGGGCATATGAATTTTTAA